A region from the Papaver somniferum cultivar HN1 unplaced genomic scaffold, ASM357369v1 unplaced-scaffold_125, whole genome shotgun sequence genome encodes:
- the LOC113331225 gene encoding uncharacterized protein LOC113331225 isoform X2, producing the protein MNKTSSDISRKVPGISSMEVDEHDGVRVHDVFEMESVRSELPNNHEDHNSNPSVPTSWKDRLNSRAPREERKIGMQKLFGDIIRHNNRGPKFYLGPNGNKVWKRFKPKTERSQVICSHSV; encoded by the exons ATGAACAAAACTAGTTCTGATATCTCCAGAAAAGTTCCAGGTATAAGTTCAATGGAGGTCGATGAACATGATGGTGTTCGGGTTCATGACGTCTTCGAGATGGAATCCGTTCGTTCAGAATTGCCCAATAATCATGAAGATCACAACTCAAATCCATCTGTTCCGACTTCATGGAAGGATAGGTTGAATTCTCGAGCTCCACGAGAGGAAAG GAAAATTGGGATGCAAAAATTGTTCGGAGATATTATCAGACACAACAATCGTGGGCCGAAGTTCTATCTTGGACCTAACGGGAACAAAGTGTGGAAGAGGTTCAAACCCAAAACAGAGAGATCTCAAGTTATCTGTTCTCATA GTGTTTGA
- the LOC113331225 gene encoding uncharacterized protein LOC113331225 isoform X3: protein MNKTSSDISRKVPGISSMEVDEHDGVRVHDVFEMESVRSELPNNHEDHNSNPSVPTSWKDRLNSRAPREERKIGMQKLFGDIIRHNNRGPKFYLGPNGNKVWKRCLMNLYLPL from the exons ATGAACAAAACTAGTTCTGATATCTCCAGAAAAGTTCCAGGTATAAGTTCAATGGAGGTCGATGAACATGATGGTGTTCGGGTTCATGACGTCTTCGAGATGGAATCCGTTCGTTCAGAATTGCCCAATAATCATGAAGATCACAACTCAAATCCATCTGTTCCGACTTCATGGAAGGATAGGTTGAATTCTCGAGCTCCACGAGAGGAAAG GAAAATTGGGATGCAAAAATTGTTCGGAGATATTATCAGACACAACAATCGTGGGCCGAAGTTCTATCTTGGACCTAACGGGAACAAAGTGTGGAAGAG GTGTTTGATGAATTTGTACTTGCCACTGTAG
- the LOC113331225 gene encoding uncharacterized protein LOC113331225 isoform X1, whose product MNKTSSDISRKVPGISSMEVDEHDGVRVHDVFEMESVRSELPNNHEDHNSNPSVPTSWKDRLNSRAPREERKIGMQKLFGDIIRHNNRGPKFYLGPNGNKVWKRFKPKTERSQVICSHSLVFSD is encoded by the exons ATGAACAAAACTAGTTCTGATATCTCCAGAAAAGTTCCAGGTATAAGTTCAATGGAGGTCGATGAACATGATGGTGTTCGGGTTCATGACGTCTTCGAGATGGAATCCGTTCGTTCAGAATTGCCCAATAATCATGAAGATCACAACTCAAATCCATCTGTTCCGACTTCATGGAAGGATAGGTTGAATTCTCGAGCTCCACGAGAGGAAAG GAAAATTGGGATGCAAAAATTGTTCGGAGATATTATCAGACACAACAATCGTGGGCCGAAGTTCTATCTTGGACCTAACGGGAACAAAGTGTGGAAGAGGTTCAAACCCAAAACAGAGAGATCTCAAGTTATCTGTTCTCATAGTTTAGTATTTTCTGATTAG
- the LOC113331576 gene encoding uncharacterized protein LOC113331576 has protein sequence MLKVYDRIILSKSVYDRPLNLSEDDYHELAWFQREKEDDMVPVSDSGGNNSDEEDVVSVSGGVEETEDEADEVFTGAAAPVVFLYPAPQVVSVTDVGAAEYEDEETTTRMRGRR, from the exons ATGCTGAAGGTTTATGATCGTATCATCCTCTCGAAATCTGTGTATGATCGGCCCCTGAATTTGAGTGAAGATGACTATCATGAGTTAGCATGGTTCCAAAGAg AAAAAGAAGATGATATGGTTCCTGTGAGTGATTCTGGTGGCAATAATAGTGACGAAGAGGATGTGGTTTCTGTTAGTGGTGGCGTAGAGGAGACGGAGGATGAAGCAGATGAAGTTTTTACAGGTGCTGCTGCTCCTGTTGTTTTCCTATATCCCGCCCCTCAAGTTGTTTCTGTTACTGATGTGGGTGCTGCTGAGTATGAGGACGAGGAGACAACAACGAGGATGAG AGGCAGAAGATGA